In the genome of Nomascus leucogenys isolate Asia chromosome 12, Asia_NLE_v1, whole genome shotgun sequence, the window TCAACATCCTatatcattagggaattgcaaattaaaacaaaataccaccaTACACCAATTGGAATGGCAAAAATCCAAAACCAAAATACAGACATTAAATGCTGGTGAGGGTCTTTTTATTTCAGGAACTCTAATTTATGACCTGTGGAAATGAAAAATTGTACAGctgctttggaagacagtttgaaaATTTCTTACAAAGCAAAGCATGGTCTTACCACACAACTGCagtccagcaattgcactctttGGTAGCTGTGTTTTACTTCTGAAACAAATCTTAAAGCTATTTGTCACTAGGAAATGCTGCTTACAATGaatatatcttctttttcatGTGTAGTGACTCTACTAATAACAACTTTTGtctaaaatttaatttcaggttttcaaagaacaaaatgaCATTTTGTTTCATAATTGTGAGAATAAAGGGATGTTTCTCTCTAAAGaggttaaaagagaaagagaaatcccTCTTTTGAAAATCTTCATCTCTTTTCATCCTTATCCATGAAATCTTTTATTCAGGTTCAGGATTATCTTTGTTGTAGCAATAcctaaagaaaaatgagaaagtggCTAGAGATTACATACCTTCAACTAGAAATGCGGTCAATTTGAGACGAATTCCACTCCACCCTCCCACAagacacatagaaaaaaaataactgtaaagTCCATGCTGGAGTATGATCATTTGCTTGTTATGACTTTATGTGGTTTCATAAAAGGAGAGGGACAGTCATTGTGTCACCATGTTTGCAAAAacgggaaagaaagaagaggaagcaaTAGAACTCCTGGAAAGCTACAGACCCAGTGCAGAGTGAAACCCAGTGGGGCACTGGGACGTTGGGGAAATTCCTCCAAGTCTGGAAAGCAAAAAACTGAGACACTGGATTTCAAGTTTAGAGTACATTCAAATTAGAAGtttaaattaaaagtagaacagAATACAGGTACAGGAGTGAATATTTTAGTTCAAGTGCCCTCTTTTTGGCAGATTCACTTCTTTGGACAGTTTGTCACTAATGATAGGTGTTTACTTCCTGATTCATGGTGGTGCTCTCAGTTGTGTGCCAAGATTGGGGGATTATGATTCGGCATTCCAGTGAGAGTTTAAGCTTTGTGAGACCTTTTGAATTGAGACTGTCAAGCCCTTCTTCTATAGTTCCAGTCCATTCAGCAGGCCCTAGTGAGACCATCAATTCCTTTATGGAACCAAGAAACTAACTAGGCAAAATATCAATTCCCCTACTCTAAGAATCATGACCCCCTGATTTGTTCCTGAGAAAAGGGGTAGCTAGAAAACAGCTGGCCCTTTCCAACCTTCCAGAAACACCCTTGACACAGCTCCTGCATCCCCATGAGCTACCCGGTCTATACACTCCTACCCAGGTCTCTGAATATACAagacttttccatttttcttgggtctctgcctcctccagggAACCCTATGCTGAGTTCTAACTAACTGACTGGGAACTACTGGATATCTAGATATTGCTATCCAGATATTGCTAGTCATCTCTTCTGAATTTTCCATGATCATTTTGGAATAAGGAGGTGTGAAGTAATacatataaggaaataaaaattgctcAATAAACAGTAAGCAGCAAATTAGAGAAGGTACAATAGAGGACACAAagactaaaaggaaaataatttaagctGGTAGTTCTCAAAATGGAAAAGCATCAAAATCATACAGAATGCATCTCCAAAATAAGTATGTCCAGACGGCACCCAGATCCAGTGAATAAAAATGTCAGGGGGTGGAAAAAAGAGTATGATTTTTACAAAGCTCCATAAGTGATTTGGATTCTCAACCCTAACTAAAGTCACCAGCTGAATGCAGATAGAATTTGTAACTGAGCCTGAGCATTTATTCTCGTGGCTGTTTTCCTCctgttcattttgaaataaaaagtgtGCAGTGATCAGgtataaggaaacaaaaattatccaaTGAATAATTAAGCAATGagttaaattaaaattagaatgtgATTCCTATTTTTCGTTGACTACATTTTCTTCTTGGACATGTAAAACAGtgcttttaaaacttctttttagtttaagaaaacagaatacatgaagtttcacagaaagaaatCAATTAACCCGAACACATAGAGAAGAGAATTTTCAAGTTAATTCTGTGGTTAATCTGCAGtcgcttccttttttttttttttttaaattttactttaagttccaggatacatgtgcagaacatgcagatttgttacataggtatacactgttttaatttttattgctgtaaTGTTTTTGGCATTCACAAGTACAAAACAATCAACAATCTTTTTTTTAGGTTGTCAGcctaattatttataattacatatatggAAAATAGATGTAGAATAGAAGATTGGGGAGATTGAACTAAATCTGGATTGATCCCCTAGaagttttattttgtcatttggcTTTTTGTCCTAAAAGTAAAATGTCTCCAAAAATTAGCTAGTAAATAGTTCATTTTAGTTGTGTACTTATTCATAACCATTTACCGCGAGTGAACTTTAGAAGAAAGCCACCATGTTTATGTGAGGAGTTAGGATGGGGATAGGTCACATTGGCACATTTATGAGGGGCAGCCCCCAAGGATGCTTTAATACTCTACTAAACATTCTAAAAATCCCATAGGGCTTTGACCTCCCGTATAACCTAATCCTAGTCAGAGGTGAGTTTACTGGCATCACCCAGCAAAAAAGGGCAGGTTCTGTGTGGGAGTAGAGATAATTAACAAGTAAAGTATGACTGGAGACTTGGGGGGCTGAGTAGTCAAAGCTGTGGTTTAACCAACAATTTCAGTTTTGAGTAGTTGGGGCCCCTCTGATGGCTAGGAAAGCGATATTTGATAGAGAGCCAGACACTAGCTCTAAAGACCTCCCACCAGAAACTTCAGATCACCTAGAAGCAGGAAATGCTTGGTAGAACCGTTGGCAGCTCAGAATCTCTGGCCAGTTTCTTAAAGGCCACATTTTAGAGTTGGAGTTGGGCTTCTCTATCATTTTCTAGTTCTCaaccttagttttttttttccccaagtccAATTAAGGTAataagaaaaatggttttgtttatgtggcttctgtcatttatttcttggggtacattaaatttttaatttaccaGCATAAATAACTCACCTGTCAAACTTTTATTCATTCTCCAAGACCCTGTTTAAATCTCACCTACAGTATAAAGACTCACCTAATTACCCTTGGTAGTTAGGCACTCATGCTCTGTGCTGCCATTAAATTTTACAGATATccttattacagaaaaaaatattacattgtaaCTTATGACATGTCTATCTCCTTCGGGCAAAAACCATGTTTTATTCATATCCCATCTCTGTTCTTTTGTTCTAACCTCAATAAACAttcttgggaaaaataaaataatgagagaaaagaaggaagaaaggaagaggaaaagaaaaaataaataaaaccttctttatttaaacaattatttctaGAGGACAAGAATTCAGTTCATCCTTTGCTCACATGAAGTGATCGGAATGAACAAAAACAGACTTGCAGACAATGTGTTGAAAGAGTAGGTCAACTTTTCTTTCCACGAGGCCATCTCTCAAAAGCAGCTTATGTCTTGGAAGTGTTTCAGATCACTGTGTCTGGAAACTCTGTAGTTCCTTTCCCAGGAAAAAGACTAGGATGTCTGTTTGGCTTAAAAGCCCTTAGGAATAGCTTAAGTTATACATCCCAGTCCTCCAAATGAGTGGAAGTGCAAGGCTGTACATATAGCACCTGCTCAATAAACACTTAGCAAAGTTACACAGGAATTTCttgaagaaatagacaattcatCTGAAATGAATTCTATTTTCACTGGAGGAAAACAAAAGTCTGCACCAACTGCTCCAGAATGACCAAAGACAGCAAGCTTAGGCTGAGCTTTCCAACTTAGAACTGACAGCTAGTGCTCTTCCTTGGGGGGGAGAAAATGAATTCATAGTGAATAAATAGCTGGttttagaaaaactgaaaaaaaattttgaaaaggagACTATAGAGGCACAATCTGCGAAAGTTACTTTACTATAAATATGGATTTGTGCCTGCcgttttttttgacggagtctcgctctgtcccccaggctggagtgccgtgctgtgatctcggctcactgcaagctctgccttcccagTTCacaccattcacctgcctcagctttccaagtagctgggactacaggtgccggccaccacacccggctaattttttttttgtatttttagtagagacagggtttcacggtgttagccaggatggtctcaatctcctgacctcgtgatccacccgcctcagcctcctgaagtgctgggattacaggtgtgagccaccgcgcctggccatgccTGCCCTTTTAAAAGACAATTGGATAGAAGTTCAGAAATGTAGAATTCTAATTCTGTTGTTGACAATTAATAGATAGATGACTTTAAcaagtcatttttcattttctgtgcctcagtttccttgtctcttCAAGACATATAACAATCCCTGATACACCTCAGAGTTGTGGTAATTCCAAACAGTTATGTGATCAAATTCTCAGCAGTTTAAACTCCTCAGAATCCTCTAACAGCGGCTCATTGTTGTCTagacaatgagaaaagaaatgtttgtgaAGTAAGTGGAATGGAACAGGAAGAATGAATTTTCTGGcttaattttctgatttcaaagaaACTTATTCTTTCAGGAAGATGTTTTGATCAATAAGATGAAAAGTATTCAGTAACATCCAAGAGCTTTTCAAAGCTTGTGTCATTGTgagatctttttgttgttgttactgatTTTATTGACCATATGATTTAAAGAGATTTTCCTTATAATACATTTTGATATTTCACATtgtatttctttactttccatATTTTGTAATGAGATATAGATGGCAGGAAAGAGGTAAATAGAAGAAATATCCCATCTGATAAATTACTTTCAGTCATCATTTTCTCTCGACTATTAAATGAAGTCAATAAATTGTGAAACAGGGCATGAGAGTTAAAGCATCACAGCTGCAGATATAAGAATCCAAGTACCAGGCATGTGGGATATTAAAGGGACAAACAACACTTTAATTCATCAAGAAGTTCTTCAATAATGTTAGCATAataattttcttgaatatttaccAAATATAAATTGCTCAATTCACATTTAACCTGATTGTAAAACAAGAAATTATAGTCAGCTGGAAGGCTGACTAGCTGAACATGAACCAATGGATGACAGAAAGAAACTCTCCAATAAAGCAATTAAAATGACAGAGAGATGAGAAAATAATTGTGACTTTCTGGAAAGGAGTGCATTTTCTTTCCTCGGTGAATGTTAGGTAGACAATCGCTATTGTAAAATCCAAGTCCTTCCAGAAGACAGCATTAAAGAAATGGCTGTCCATGTAGTCCAGAAGAGCAGCCAGGTCCTGTGGTAGAACTCTATGGGCAATTGCTCCACAGAATTTCACTAGTGTGGTTGAGAAGAGGAATAAAGCTTATGGCTGTAGAAAGAAGTGAGTGGGTTTTTCTGCACAAAGATAACCTGAGAATCATCAGTATTGAATGGTAATCTGCACCGTGTTTGGGATCTCTTTCCCCAATTTTCAGATATTTGCCTAAGTGCTCAGAGGAAGGAATATGTCACTTATTAATAGTAAAAGGACACACAGCACTTATATAAATAGAGATAACATAAGTGCAAAACTGAATAAAGCAAAAATTTCCCCTTCAAGAAGTTCACAGTCTAAAATTGGGGCTGTTAACCTGGAGcccataaataaaattcaaagaaatccatgaaaatgagtagaaaaaaatatatgacttTATTTCACTAACTGCAAACTAAAATTTGGAATATTCTTTAATTATGAATGTAGGCATTAAACTAATGACAGTTGTATAAGCAGTAATTGTGACCTTGTCACTGGTTGAAATTACAGATATTGTAATATTTCTAACACTCATTGCAGATATTGTAAGCTACAGAGCTTGTGGATAGCCAAGATCTGTTTATGCTCATCACTACTGAAGTTACATTAATAATTAGACCCACCAGTTAATGTTATTTAATGCTTTAATAAGGAAGCACATACATTACTATAGCATATATTTgggattttttattattttgataaccATATTTCAGTAGAATTGGTTTCCTTGGTAATCCCATGCActttgctttatacattttaaaatattattctgagaAGAGGTTCATAGGCTTCACCCTGTGGCCAAGGGGGTTTACGTAACAGAAGATTAAGAAACTCCATTCtccagaaaaccaaatgctgcatgttctcatttataaataggagctaaatgatgagaacacacagacacacagagtggaacaacacacactggggcctatcagagagtAGAGGTTGGGacaagggagaggatcaggaaaaataactaaagggtactaggcttaatacttgggtgacgaaataatctatacaacaaacccccatgacacaagtttacctatataatgaACCTtcgcatgtacccctgaacttaaaagtttaaaaaatatattgtatatatgcatAGACAtgcccttaaaatatttttttagagaacCTCCATTCTCTTCTCTGAGAATCAGACAAGTGCCCAGCTCTTGCACCAGCCTGACGGAAGTGTGGTgactgtcttttgattgaagtcTTGTGTTCTAGATTTCTAGTTGCTTCTCTGAGCTACtctagaacctttttttttttttttttaaagtaaagcacTTTAAttgcagggaaaaaaaatgccagaatTTAGAGGTAAAACAGTACAGGGGCCAACaccaaaaaattttatttggacATTCAGAGGCTAGAAAGCCACTGTCCCGTTCTCCAGAGCCTCTGAGAAGTTGACTAAGAACCAATTAAAGAAGGACATCTGTTCCTCCTCATCCTACCATCACCTCAGTCAGTCTGTGACCTGGTGACAGTGACTCCTTTCCTCACATCCAGTCTTCCCTGGCTGGAGCTCCTCAGGCCCGGCAGGCAGCTTACAGCTTCTCTGGCTTTTTGATTCCTTGCCCAAGAACGTACCCAAGGAGACCCTGTGGTGTAGGTGTGGGCCTGAAGCACAGCCACATGGCAGAGCTCTCCTGGGAAAATGCCTTTCCAAGTAGCCCCTCAGGGTATGCAAAACTCTCCCCTAACACCCCAGTGTGTTCTATGTATTGGTGACTCCTCTTTTGGAGATTCTGAAGGCTCAAATCAGGTCcatatattttctccttaaaGGGATTACTGAAGGCAAAGGCACACAATTTCTGCCAGGTTTTCCAGGTAGGACTTCATCTTACTGCAGAATAGTAAGCAGCAGCAGCCCTTGGCAGAAACCAAGCAGGGCAATAGATTTCACCCTTTCCCAGTCCTCTCTTGGTCAGGACTTCAGGCCCATCTTGGTCATCACCTCTTCTTACACCGTCCACGCCATTGCTGCCATTAGAGTTCTGCGGAGGGCTCAGGGGATGCCACCTTGGAAGAAGCCACATAGTCCATAGTTTTGAAAATAAGTGTCACTGCTTGGCCAATCCATTGAAACTTCAGTGGGTAAAGCTGCATATGAGTTTTGATAACATCTGCAGGTTGAGTTACCAGTGAGGCCAGAATACCGGCAAATATCTCACAGCGGAAATTTGTAATAGGAATAAAGGTTGCATCCACCTGGTCATGGGGCACTATGTTTTTGGTCTGGTGGTAAAACATCAGGTAGATTCCTGAAAAGGGTGCATCTCGAAGGAGAGTTGCTGTCAGACCACTGAAGAGGCCCCGGTGCCCCTCACTGCGATAGATGCTCCTCAGGGCAGCGTAGATACTCTCATAGCCATATTTCCCACTGTCATAGCGCATCTTGATTACAGTGATGGGTGACATACAGACCCCTGCAACATTGCGAGAGCCCACCCCCAGCATGATTGACTCCAGGGCGGTTGGGGGATGGCCTTGCAAGAAATACTGCTTCAAAGAGTAGAGAGTGCCAAAGTAGATTCCAACGCCAGGGACACATCTCACAGTGGAAGGGGACATCCCTTTCCAAAGGCCCAAAAGACCCTCTGTGCGAACCACCTTCAAGAGTACAGCCAACATCCCAACACGTCTAGACCCATGATCTGAGGGCTGGAGGGTTTGCAGGCGTGTTTTAAGGAGATCCAGAGGTTGGAAAAGGAGGGTAGAGCATGTGCCACTGATGCAGCCACACAGGAAAGCCTTGATCACCAGATGTAACTGGTGGTGCCTCATGTTTTCTTCATACCATAAGCATTTCCACCATGTCTCCGACATCTTGGGGTTGCAGCAGCAACGGACGTGAGCTCTGAATCATTGGAGATGAGGCCCGCGAGTGCTCTGGGCCCAGGGTGCCGTCGACAGGTGCTTGGGCCCAGCCCTGGAGGCCTTGAAGAAGGCGAGGGGATGGCGCTAGCCAGGCGACACACTTTAAGCTGCGGGCTCTCTGACATCTGCACCTGTAAGCACGCAGCCCCCCAGGTTCAGATCCTGCTAGTCCAGAGGCTGCGGATGCAGAACAATCCCGCCGTGGGAATTACATGCTGCTCTTCACCCATGCCGCAGACTCCACGGCTCTGCTCTCCTGCCCATCCTGCCCCGCCGCAGGCTTCAGCACCGGAGGAGATGAGGTTCTGTGTCTAGAACCTTTCAATAAGTCCTTTTCCTGCTTATGTAATCTAAAGCTTATACCTATTAATTGCAACCAAGACTCTCAGCTAGAATGATATTTAATCAGTACTTGTAtattatgattttaataaatatattttattaagaagCACAAATAGCTAACACATActaaatttcataaatattagcAGTTTAGTAAGTCTCCCTACTGAATCTATTCTACCCTAATAGATGCTGCCACCTACTTTATAGCAACTACCAAATGACAGGCCTAGTACCTAACAAAAGTTGAAAGGGGGACTTGCCGTGCCTTGAAAATTCAgcccactgtaatcccagcactttgggaggctgaggcaggcagatcgcttgagtccaggagttcacagaccagcctgggcaacatgatgaaactctgtctctacaaaaaatacaaaaattagccgggcttggtggtgcatacatgtagttccaactactcaggaggctgaggtgggaggatcgcttgagcctgggaggcagaggttgcagtgagctgtgatcactctagcctgggcaacagagcaagactccatctcaaaaaaagaaagaaagaaagaaagaaagaaagaaagaaagaaagaaagaaaatagaaaagaaaagaaaattcagtccCATGAAGTAATAGCAATTTTTATACACTTGTGAAATATAAATTGTCTTGAATATCTCTCTAATTATTTAATACATGTTGCTTCACTACTGGGCTGTTCTTATTCTCTCCAATCGCCCAAATGACTTACCAAGGCAATAGGTAATGATGATGGCTCAGTGATATAGAATTTGACAATAATTCTATTTGCACTTTCTTGGACTCAGAGAGATTTAATTGTTGAGGAAATAAAGACAGTCTCTTTGATTGGAGGACAGTGGCACTCCTATGATTTGGATACCCAAGAGCAAAGTTAAATGGAGATTCTAGGGCAGACATGCAAATGGGCTTGATCTCACTTATCTACTGTGATCTGACAGCAGTGGCTGTCAGGAGCATGGTGACGGGAAGTATCTTGAGGCTGCATCCTGGCTAAGCAAGAAAAACATAAGACAATTAACAACGCTTGCAAGGGTGCAGAAGTGGTGACAAGAGCCCATATTGGCTCTACATGTTATCAtgaaaaaattaaccaaataGGACTACGAAGGAGAGTTAGATTACAAGAAACCCCTTATTCTGTATATTGGCTGACTATTTACAGCCTCAATTTTGATTCTCAATAGACCTGCTGAGATTTCTTAGGGCCTGGATGAATAGTCCAATATCACGAGCCATTAACAGACATGAAAATTAAAGATGTAATACTAGCAAGTGATCCTCTTGGAAATTTCCCCATCAGGTTCCAGCTGACCAAATGTAAACTTATTTAAGTATGTTTGTAGATCTTGAGCTCTTTAGCCACCAACATCACTTTAAATGATGAGTAAAAATAGATAAGTACTTCAAACATTGGCAAACACTCAAAGATTCAAAACCAAATGTTTCTTCCTAATTTACCTTGTTTAAAAAGATGACACAAACTACTCCTAAAAACTAGTGACTGCATACATTGGTAAACATTCTGGTACTGGTGGCCTCTGGTGTTTCTTCCTTCTAGTCATATTGTCCTTTTGAGCAAGGGTCACTCTTACTCCTCAGAGGAAAGTCAACATGACTCACTTTCAGAAACTGAAAGTACACCATGTCCACATAAGCAGTGCTGCTTACTGTATAACCGCAAAACCACATCAGAATAAGTCAGCTgctcaggaaggagaagaaggagtgAGCTGAACGAACTCACCCCCATTCCAGATGGAGAGACTTTAAGAGTAGCCACAGGCTTCTTTGTTAAGCAGAGACTTAGATCAGAGGAGAAATGTCAGTGGCGGGCAGTGCAAGCAGGGTCCCTGGCTTCTGGTTACTGAATACATTGAAACAAGAGCCCACTCAAGGCCCCACTGTAAAGCTCTGAGGTTTTGGCTTCAtcatctcttccctttcctttggtACTTTCTTTCCCTAGTTTTCATCTCTCTCTGAACATCAGGTGCTGTCTTGCCAAACCTTGTGTTAAGTGATTTTGGACAGGGTTTAAGGAAGTGGAACTTTTCTCTGAGTTGGATATTGTTAggatcccatgactgggtatctTAATAATTCTTATCTAGAAGGTGTGAAGAATAAAACAAGACTGACTAAAGCATTCCTTGGTAAAGCAGCAGCAATCACTTACATCAATAAGGATAGGGGCACACTGGTCATTTTTGTGTTCACTTTTAGACAACGCTCTTGGTTTCATCTGTGCTCAGACAGGATTAtagagt includes:
- the LOC100598065 gene encoding mitochondrial glycine transporter-like; translation: MSETWWKCLWYEENMRHHQLHLVIKAFLCGCISGTCSTLLFQPLDLLKTRLQTLQPSDHGSRRVGMLAVLLKVVRTEGLLGLWKGMSPSTVRCVPGVGIYFGTLYSLKQYFLQGHPPTALESIMLGVGSRNVAGVCMSPITVIKMRYDSGKYGYESIYAALRSIYRSEGHRGLFSGLTATLLRDAPFSGIYLMFYHQTKNIVPHDQ